Proteins found in one Drosophila busckii strain San Diego stock center, stock number 13000-0081.31 chromosome 2R, ASM1175060v1, whole genome shotgun sequence genomic segment:
- the LOC108596729 gene encoding uncharacterized protein LOC108596729 — protein MDTQAEQSLPATKPSIDELRVQFENYKLRCEQQNKLEESKLQTFCLDDEMQQLHEDLLLLRQGLEQLQLQNSNPDAIEQCPLSSNGIEQSQPQSQQEDKPLIISTGESQCLFEHCRRRVDSQLLLLHYISDHSSGAEGFQSCYSVAEGERVVLTFNAQSCAYQTNKVIGLLAYSGSLLQLQMRPKRRHVYNSFLPQQHAHLEDHVPVVVLICRTSACAGLKDKQLAARVLKRAQPENEVYVIWLVTPQQRLQLNATLSICGRDAAKRCSSIVAVRQVRHSQNTCRFMPVDANYWRLSFGEMQKISNNFRDDLHLEIALTELEERLF, from the coding sequence ATGGATACACAAGCTGAGCAGTCATTGCCCGCAACCAAACCCAGCATCGATGAGCTGCGCGTGCAATTTGAGAACTACAAGCTTCGCtgtgagcaacaaaataaattggaaGAGAGCAAATTACAGACATTTTGCCTCGATGACgaaatgcagcagctacacgaagatctgttgctgctgcgccaagGCTTggaacagctgcagctgcagaacAGCAATCCAGATGCCATAGAGCAGTGTCCGCTTAGCTCAAATGGAATAGAGCAAtcgcagccgcagtcgcagcaagAGGACAAGCCACTGATTATTAGCACTGGCGAGAGTCAATGTCTGTTCGAGCATTGCCGCCGTCGCGTGGAcagtcagctgctgttgctgcactaCATCAGTGATCATAGCAGCGGGGCTGAAGGTTTCCAGAGCTGCTACAGTGTGGCAGAAGGTGAGCGCGTAGTGCTGACATTCAATGCTCAAAGCTGTGCGTATCAGACAAATAAAGTAATTGGACTGCTGGCCTATAGCGGTtcactgctgcagctgcagatgcGGCCAAAGCGTCGACATGTCTATAATAGCTTTCTGCCGCAGCAGCATGCGCATCTGGAGGATCATGTGCCGGTCGTTGTGCTCATTTGCAGAACCTCTGCCTGTGCAGGGCTCAAGGATAAGCAGCTGGCGGCACGTGTGCTAAAGCGTGCGCAGCCAGAGAATGAAGTCTATGTTATATGGCTGGTGAcgccgcagcagcggctgcagttGAATGCCACGTTGAGCATTTGTGGACGCGATGCAGCCAAgcgttgcagcagcattgtGGCAGTGCGTCAGGTGCGTCACAGTCAGAATACTTGCCGTTTTATGCCTGTGGATGCGAACTACTGGCGCTTATCGTTTGGTGAAATGCAAAAGATTTCAAATAACTTTAGAGATGATCTGCATTTGGAGATAGCGCTAACAGAGCTCGAGGAGCGTTTGTTTTAG